The following proteins are co-located in the Microbulbifer sp. VAAF005 genome:
- a CDS encoding TraR/DksA C4-type zinc finger protein, with protein sequence MPDLFDQASQLEQRERDSVLAAQRDRSRQKISSRESCKECDEPIPLARRAFGGVTRCIECQEFFEKTGR encoded by the coding sequence ATGCCAGATCTATTTGACCAGGCGTCACAGCTAGAGCAGCGGGAGCGGGACAGCGTATTAGCTGCACAGCGCGACCGATCCCGACAAAAGATATCCAGTCGGGAAAGCTGTAAAGAGTGTGACGAGCCTATCCCGTTAGCACGGCGGGCCTTTGGTGGCGTAACCAGGTGTATTGAGTGTCAGGAATTTTTTGAAAAAACGGGGCGCTAA
- a CDS encoding phage protein, with amino-acid sequence MSKISGRDIDTTIGSYRVNIEEASLSIEDGTGTTKTRGVPDGFIEGDVSASGEIKLNTGQFQIIVEAAKEAGSFRGLPTFDLVFNAETTDESINVEAFDCKLSLSDVLSANQSNERLMHTIKYEVTGREFVNINGVPYLRSEEIERLN; translated from the coding sequence ATGTCAAAAATTTCCGGACGCGACATTGACACCACGATCGGTAGTTACCGCGTCAATATCGAAGAGGCCAGTCTTTCTATCGAAGACGGCACCGGCACCACAAAAACCCGTGGTGTACCCGATGGATTTATTGAGGGTGATGTTTCGGCCAGTGGAGAGATCAAACTGAATACCGGGCAGTTTCAAATCATTGTTGAAGCGGCCAAAGAGGCGGGCAGCTTTCGGGGGCTGCCAACTTTTGATTTGGTGTTTAACGCGGAAACCACTGATGAATCCATCAATGTTGAAGCCTTTGACTGCAAGCTGAGTTTATCGGATGTCCTGAGCGCAAATCAAAGCAATGAACGGCTAATGCATACCATTAAGTACGAAGTAACAGGCCGTGAATTTGTCAATATCAACGGTGTGCCCTATCTGCGCTCTGAAGAAATAGAGCGGCTGAATTAA
- a CDS encoding oxidative damage protection protein, translating into MSRTVFCRKYQEELEGLDAPPFPGPKGMDIFENVSKKAWLEWMSHQTMLINEKHLNMMEPSSRAYLSEQMMKFLSGEEYDAADGYVPPEQQ; encoded by the coding sequence ATGTCCAGAACCGTATTCTGCCGCAAGTACCAAGAGGAATTGGAAGGTCTGGATGCACCGCCCTTCCCAGGCCCCAAAGGCATGGATATCTTCGAGAACGTTTCAAAGAAGGCCTGGTTGGAGTGGATGTCCCACCAGACCATGCTGATTAACGAAAAGCACCTGAACATGATGGAACCCTCAAGCCGCGCCTACTTGAGCGAGCAGATGATGAAGTTCTTGAGTGGCGAGGAATACGACGCAGCCGACGGTTACGTTCCGCCGGAACAGCAGTAA
- a CDS encoding phage tail tape measure protein: protein MSTKLEKLMFRIALIDRASGPIGKIDSQVKQLKATATTGGAMLGGAAAGGWALQRSLSGLLDPAIEINRALGEVKSLDVHGKALNKLQRSALATSIQYGTSAAGFIRASYDIQSAISGLKGDELARFTKASAVLAQGTKSDVGTITNYMGTMYGIFQKDAERLGNAKWVEIVAGQTATAVQMFKTTGAEMAAAYSTLGAEAQSHGIQMAEQMAIVGQLQSTMSGSEAGTKYKAFLQGVGKAQGVLGLQLTDSQGRMLPMLDILGKLQGRLAGMGSVEQGQLLLKAFGRGEAVALIKQLMLDTEGLANNIQALGNVKGMEKARRMATEIADPFDRWRESSKAVRAVIGQSLLPVITPLINNLIAANATMVDWSYKFPHLTKAIGITVLVIGGLIATVLVFAAVGGVVQLTIAGLIGLQTAWTGITALGAGALGLLSKGLKAVRIATLLFSLALYANPLVWIAAAVIGLVAGLALLVVHWDTVKAAALGFISGFVERWGVIRNAIESNPITRILAAPFLVAIDLIGFLFKQIKKIPALFTRLKNWLGDIGVFDALGSAADWVIEKLNLIPGINIEATVEKERSSIPKASTPQYQPSAVPAGGISQHIQNNQKGGTHIEKVEVINPASGYGFVDEMEMAAG from the coding sequence ATGAGCACCAAGCTAGAAAAGCTAATGTTTCGAATAGCTCTGATTGATAGGGCTAGTGGTCCAATCGGAAAGATTGACTCACAGGTGAAACAATTAAAAGCCACTGCTACAACGGGCGGTGCAATGCTTGGTGGTGCAGCTGCGGGCGGCTGGGCTTTACAGCGTTCTCTTTCAGGTTTACTTGATCCCGCTATTGAAATTAACCGTGCATTAGGAGAGGTCAAAAGTCTTGATGTTCACGGTAAGGCACTGAATAAGTTACAGCGAAGCGCTCTAGCAACTTCTATTCAGTACGGCACCAGCGCAGCTGGTTTTATCCGGGCATCCTACGATATTCAGAGCGCTATTTCTGGCCTAAAAGGAGATGAACTAGCGCGGTTTACTAAAGCTAGTGCTGTATTAGCTCAGGGCACAAAGTCTGATGTGGGCACTATCACTAATTATATGGGCACCATGTACGGCATCTTTCAAAAGGATGCTGAAAGGTTGGGCAATGCTAAGTGGGTCGAAATTGTTGCAGGCCAAACAGCCACCGCTGTACAGATGTTCAAAACTACCGGGGCAGAGATGGCCGCCGCCTATTCCACTTTAGGGGCTGAAGCTCAATCTCACGGGATTCAAATGGCCGAGCAAATGGCCATTGTTGGCCAGCTTCAATCCACCATGAGCGGCAGTGAAGCGGGCACCAAGTACAAGGCATTTTTACAAGGGGTCGGAAAAGCACAGGGCGTTCTAGGCCTTCAGTTAACAGATAGCCAGGGCCGCATGTTACCCATGCTGGATATTCTTGGAAAACTTCAGGGCCGTCTAGCGGGTATGGGTTCTGTTGAGCAAGGGCAATTGCTACTAAAAGCCTTTGGCCGTGGTGAAGCGGTGGCATTGATTAAACAATTAATGCTGGATACCGAAGGATTAGCAAACAATATCCAGGCGCTAGGCAACGTCAAAGGGATGGAAAAAGCCCGTCGAATGGCAACGGAAATTGCCGACCCCTTCGACCGCTGGCGCGAGAGTAGCAAAGCAGTGCGGGCGGTTATTGGTCAGTCGCTGTTACCTGTTATCACGCCACTGATTAATAACTTGATTGCCGCCAACGCCACTATGGTTGATTGGTCGTATAAGTTCCCGCACTTAACAAAGGCTATAGGCATTACTGTATTGGTAATCGGTGGCCTAATTGCAACGGTATTAGTTTTTGCTGCGGTTGGTGGGGTTGTTCAGCTAACAATAGCGGGATTAATTGGCCTTCAAACCGCGTGGACAGGTATTACAGCACTTGGAGCAGGCGCATTAGGGTTGTTATCTAAAGGGCTTAAGGCTGTACGCATAGCAACGCTACTCTTTAGTTTGGCTTTATATGCTAATCCCTTGGTTTGGATTGCAGCTGCGGTAATAGGTTTAGTGGCTGGCCTTGCTTTACTGGTGGTTCATTGGGACACCGTCAAAGCGGCCGCACTTGGTTTTATTAGTGGTTTTGTTGAACGCTGGGGGGTTATCCGTAATGCGATTGAAAGCAACCCTATTACCCGAATTCTTGCGGCCCCGTTCCTTGTCGCCATTGATTTGATTGGGTTTTTGTTTAAGCAGATTAAAAAGATACCGGCGTTATTTACCCGACTTAAAAATTGGTTGGGCGATATCGGTGTGTTTGACGCATTGGGTAGCGCTGCTGATTGGGTGATTGAAAAGTTAAACCTAATACCGGGCATTAATATTGAAGCGACGGTAGAGAAAGAGCGCTCAAGTATTCCCAAGGCGTCAACGCCTCAGTATCAGCCCAGTGCTGTTCCGGCCGGAGGTATCTCCCAGCATATCCAGAACAACCAGAAAGGCGGCACACATATCGAAAAAGTCGAGGTAATTAACCCGGCGAGCGGTTACGGCTTTGTAGATGAAATGGAAATGGCGGCGGGCTAA
- a CDS encoding DUF2586 domain-containing protein, translated as MAQGTVTVNNLNLGQGAFDEIERKALFLGVGDTNKNSVLALNSQSDLDELLGANDSQLKTQVMAAQANGGENWNAWAVPLDVSDDWKTALDTAMQSVSPELVAVCTPALVANDLDVAFAKAESIRTSLGRRVGILVATPCIDDTSESWSDYLAAQAAIVDPVNAYRVSAVPLLHGNNLGELVGRLCNRAASVADSPMRVATGPLLALGSVPNDKDGVPLDNAMLASLDALRLSVPQTYVDYPGTYWGDCNMLDAEGGDYQVIENLRVVDKAARAIRVLAIARIGNRQLNSTPISIASNKTYFSRPLREMARSVQFGADVFPGEIKQPKDGDIEIIWPTRDKVEIYLKVTPYNAPKSITANIALDLTNLG; from the coding sequence ATGGCACAGGGGACAGTAACGGTAAATAACCTGAACTTAGGTCAGGGCGCCTTCGATGAAATCGAACGCAAGGCACTTTTTTTGGGGGTAGGGGACACCAATAAAAATAGTGTTCTTGCATTGAATTCACAGAGTGATCTGGACGAACTACTGGGCGCAAATGATTCACAGCTAAAAACCCAAGTGATGGCCGCACAGGCCAATGGTGGGGAAAACTGGAACGCCTGGGCCGTGCCCCTGGATGTGTCCGACGATTGGAAGACCGCGCTGGATACGGCAATGCAGAGTGTCTCCCCAGAGCTGGTAGCCGTTTGTACCCCGGCATTGGTGGCCAATGACCTAGATGTAGCTTTTGCCAAGGCTGAGAGCATTAGAACCAGCCTGGGGCGCCGTGTAGGTATTCTGGTTGCTACTCCCTGTATCGATGACACTAGCGAGAGCTGGAGCGATTACCTGGCCGCACAGGCCGCCATTGTGGACCCTGTAAACGCCTATCGGGTATCAGCGGTTCCCCTGCTGCACGGAAACAACCTGGGCGAATTGGTAGGCCGCCTGTGCAATCGTGCTGCCAGCGTCGCTGATTCCCCTATGCGGGTGGCCACAGGGCCGCTGTTAGCGCTGGGTTCTGTACCCAACGACAAAGACGGCGTACCGCTAGATAACGCCATGTTGGCGAGTCTGGACGCTCTGAGGCTGTCAGTACCGCAAACCTATGTTGATTATCCGGGTACCTATTGGGGCGACTGCAACATGTTGGACGCCGAAGGGGGAGACTACCAGGTTATTGAAAACCTCCGTGTCGTGGATAAAGCAGCCCGCGCTATTCGGGTGTTGGCGATTGCGCGGATAGGCAATCGACAACTGAACAGTACCCCAATCTCTATTGCCTCCAATAAAACCTACTTTTCCCGCCCACTACGGGAAATGGCCCGCAGTGTGCAATTTGGGGCTGATGTATTCCCCGGCGAGATTAAACAGCCCAAGGACGGCGATATTGAAATTATTTGGCCGACTCGCGACAAAGTGGAAATTTATTTAAAGGTAACGCCTTACAACGCACCGAAATCTATTACCGCCAATATTGCGTTGGACCTAACCAACCTTGGCTGA
- a CDS encoding baseplate J/gp47 family protein: protein MSEQELFTNLLKDGGIPTTEEEVRAEFEKEVDAEGVAFTNNRDISPWWRMVTVLITTPIVWLIQALIKLVMPQMYVKTASGEFLALHADGVNLEPKTKSKAQGFVQFLRADSSGSLDVPINTAIQSANINGRVYTLRTTATVTFSDGLDTVLAPVEAEEAGSAYNLAAGYYSVLPVLLPGIVAVANLEDWLTHPGTDDEDPEELRKRIRTQYMAVNQWHTDAVYRSLIASFDGVNDDNVFFDSDAPRGPGTADAYVMFETGQPDDSFIHTIQQKITDEGNHGHGDDLKIYAMPETFHDITVTVYTIDGLSGGTKDEIKKSVEDFIWAAFRGNLDYQPTLVKPWSRFSFSLLGGELHRQFDLLRGVDFSLDYIVSQMDLPRINSLSVTVA from the coding sequence ATGAGCGAACAAGAGCTATTTACCAACCTTTTAAAAGATGGCGGTATCCCAACCACTGAAGAAGAGGTGCGCGCGGAATTTGAAAAAGAGGTAGACGCGGAAGGTGTCGCCTTTACCAATAATCGGGACATTTCACCCTGGTGGCGAATGGTTACGGTGCTAATTACAACGCCGATAGTTTGGTTGATACAAGCATTAATTAAACTCGTAATGCCACAAATGTACGTGAAGACCGCAAGCGGTGAATTTCTCGCATTACATGCTGACGGCGTAAACCTGGAGCCGAAAACAAAGAGTAAGGCCCAAGGCTTTGTGCAATTTTTACGGGCGGATAGTTCGGGCTCCCTGGATGTGCCCATCAACACGGCAATACAAAGTGCCAATATTAATGGCCGTGTCTATACCCTACGAACAACAGCAACGGTGACGTTTAGCGATGGATTGGACACGGTTCTAGCACCAGTGGAAGCTGAAGAGGCGGGCAGTGCCTATAACTTGGCAGCGGGGTATTACTCAGTATTGCCGGTTTTATTGCCGGGTATTGTGGCAGTAGCCAACCTGGAAGACTGGCTTACACATCCTGGAACGGATGACGAAGACCCAGAGGAATTAAGAAAGAGAATTAGAACTCAGTATATGGCGGTGAACCAGTGGCACACAGACGCTGTTTACCGATCATTAATTGCCAGTTTTGATGGTGTTAATGATGACAACGTATTTTTTGACAGTGATGCACCGCGCGGCCCTGGTACCGCTGATGCCTATGTGATGTTTGAGACCGGTCAACCAGATGACAGTTTTATCCATACTATCCAGCAAAAAATCACCGATGAAGGGAACCACGGTCACGGGGATGATTTAAAAATTTATGCCATGCCTGAAACCTTCCACGATATTACGGTGACGGTATACACCATTGATGGCCTAAGTGGTGGTACCAAAGATGAAATCAAAAAGAGTGTTGAGGATTTTATCTGGGCTGCCTTTAGGGGGAATTTAGATTATCAACCAACCCTGGTTAAGCCTTGGAGTCGCTTTTCTTTCTCGCTATTGGGTGGCGAGCTACATAGACAATTCGACTTGCTTCGCGGTGTCGATTTCAGCCTGGATTACATCGTTAGTCAAATGGATTTACCCAGAATTAATAGCCTATCGGTGACAGTGGCATGA
- a CDS encoding BrnT family toxin: MDFEWDENKRQRNLDKHNIDFAVATEVFQDQERIETEDTREDYGEERIQVIGMARPGILFVVYTERNSGNSYRLISARRANRKERAIYNSMLGQ, encoded by the coding sequence ATGGATTTTGAATGGGATGAAAATAAGCGTCAAAGAAATCTCGACAAGCACAACATTGACTTTGCTGTAGCAACCGAAGTATTCCAAGACCAGGAGCGTATTGAAACCGAAGATACCCGAGAAGACTACGGCGAAGAAAGAATTCAAGTTATCGGCATGGCTAGACCTGGTATTCTTTTCGTTGTGTATACTGAAAGAAATTCGGGAAACAGCTATCGACTAATCTCTGCACGAAGAGCAAACAGGAAAGAACGTGCAATTTATAATTCAATGCTTGGACAATAG
- a CDS encoding phage tail protein produces the protein MPAIINTGAAYIAAQTGADEPVDITQFILADIDGLDHTQSVNLAETMPAANEIVHSAAVTQKGYLTSDKVVYSLSMDTSVGDFYFNWLGLIASDGTLVATAYVPRTLKTATANGVQGNNITRNFLLQFADAQLATGITVSAETWQIDLSAWLNAMDVRERESNRDIYGRASFFGDAWKVVLDGGDYKVQPGIGYIEGIRIVNPSEIVIAAPSALPKELCLDVSLQKDVNQVSAVVTFFYGSPVDYADGAGVQHYVEKISYLLATGDPEDRRTVYDVDDTGLINFIQTRTNLYVSQQQYASETEHGIVKRATQTQLLERADNETYISPKQLWAALDHLIPLNVGVTWHGTIDDIPDGWALCDGQDGRPNLINRVIICAGDEYEPGDIGGADKPDTGDGGSHSHSASTGDAGSHSHGGKADDAGSHSHTATTASAGSHSHSASTGSAGSHSHTISVANHTLATSRIPSHGHNINSVQLLRYPGNESSSFGPDYDPSDRDGLTVTGSNNGSGGAHNHSASSNSTGSHTHSVSVNSNGSHTHSVTVKDDGSHSHNLSIDDSGDHNHSVTINNDGSHTHTVDVRQRYYAAAHIIRVA, from the coding sequence ATGCCCGCGATTATCAATACAGGGGCGGCTTATATTGCAGCCCAGACTGGCGCAGATGAACCGGTAGATATCACGCAGTTTATATTGGCTGATATTGATGGCCTTGACCATACACAGTCAGTAAATCTAGCGGAGACCATGCCTGCCGCTAATGAAATAGTGCATTCAGCTGCTGTAACTCAGAAAGGCTATTTAACCAGTGACAAAGTAGTTTATTCGCTTTCTATGGATACGAGCGTTGGCGATTTCTATTTTAACTGGCTTGGCTTGATTGCCAGTGATGGCACCTTAGTAGCGACTGCCTATGTACCGCGCACATTAAAGACTGCAACCGCTAACGGTGTACAAGGAAATAACATTACCCGAAATTTCCTTTTGCAGTTTGCAGACGCGCAGCTGGCAACCGGAATCACTGTATCCGCCGAAACCTGGCAAATAGACCTAAGCGCCTGGCTTAATGCTATGGACGTTAGAGAGCGTGAAAGTAACCGGGATATATACGGGCGCGCTAGTTTCTTTGGCGATGCCTGGAAAGTGGTTCTTGATGGCGGTGATTACAAAGTACAACCAGGTATTGGCTATATAGAAGGGATACGCATTGTAAACCCCTCTGAAATCGTTATTGCAGCACCAAGCGCTTTACCTAAAGAGTTGTGTCTTGATGTTTCACTACAAAAAGACGTTAACCAGGTATCCGCAGTTGTTACTTTTTTTTATGGGTCTCCCGTTGATTATGCGGACGGTGCAGGGGTTCAACATTATGTTGAAAAAATATCATACCTTTTAGCTACGGGTGATCCTGAAGATAGACGCACGGTATACGATGTAGACGATACGGGCTTGATCAACTTTATTCAGACCCGTACTAATCTTTATGTTTCCCAGCAGCAATACGCCTCTGAAACTGAGCACGGTATTGTCAAGCGCGCAACTCAAACGCAGCTTTTAGAGCGAGCAGATAATGAAACGTATATTTCCCCAAAACAATTATGGGCGGCACTGGATCATTTAATACCACTCAATGTCGGCGTTACTTGGCATGGGACAATAGATGATATTCCTGATGGCTGGGCACTATGTGACGGACAGGACGGGCGCCCCAACTTAATTAATCGCGTGATTATTTGTGCGGGTGATGAATATGAGCCGGGGGATATAGGTGGGGCGGATAAACCCGATACCGGTGACGGCGGCAGTCACTCGCACAGTGCATCTACGGGTGATGCCGGTAGCCATAGCCATGGCGGTAAAGCTGATGATGCAGGTAGTCATTCCCATACAGCTACGACAGCTAGCGCAGGTAGTCACAGCCATAGTGCATCTACAGGCAGTGCCGGAAGCCATTCTCATACAATTTCGGTTGCGAACCATACGTTAGCAACGTCGCGGATACCTTCGCACGGTCACAATATTAATAGCGTGCAGCTTTTGAGATATCCGGGTAATGAATCTTCTAGTTTCGGGCCTGACTATGACCCTAGTGACCGCGACGGCCTAACGGTTACAGGATCAAATAACGGCAGCGGCGGCGCGCACAATCACTCAGCCTCAAGTAATTCCACTGGTTCGCATACTCACAGCGTTAGTGTGAATAGTAACGGCTCTCATACTCACTCCGTTACGGTAAAAGACGACGGCAGCCACAGCCATAACCTGTCGATAGATGACAGTGGTGATCATAATCACTCCGTTACCATAAATAATGATGGTAGCCACACACATACTGTCGATGTACGCCAACGCTATTACGCGGCGGCTCATATTATCCGTGTTGCATAA
- a CDS encoding phage tail protein gives MIDLKLPFWLSGPQLSKLRNACQRFWERVEEWLYWPVRQLDPETCIPDALDLLAWQRGVERFEGESMQLYRLRVKYAFVNAQDAGSTAGLKRIFERLLIGYIEIEERLPDRDWDVIKLHLTDSQLAENPELLQIILSKYGRICRRYEFEVLTPLQVQLRTADCGHDNGYLVASL, from the coding sequence ATGATTGACTTAAAACTGCCTTTTTGGTTATCCGGTCCCCAGCTCTCTAAGTTACGCAATGCTTGCCAACGCTTTTGGGAGCGTGTGGAGGAGTGGCTTTATTGGCCGGTACGACAACTGGACCCGGAGACCTGTATACCTGATGCCCTGGATTTGCTTGCCTGGCAAAGAGGGGTGGAACGGTTTGAAGGCGAATCCATGCAGTTATATCGCTTGCGGGTTAAATACGCTTTTGTGAATGCACAGGATGCGGGCAGCACAGCCGGTTTAAAGCGTATCTTTGAACGGCTATTAATTGGTTATATCGAGATTGAAGAACGCTTACCGGATCGCGACTGGGATGTGATCAAGTTGCATTTAACCGACTCACAGTTGGCAGAAAACCCAGAACTATTACAAATCATTTTAAGTAAATATGGCCGGATATGTCGCCGCTATGAGTTTGAAGTTTTAACTCCATTGCAAGTGCAATTGCGCACCGCAGATTGTGGCCATGATAACGGCTATCTAGTCGCTTCACTTTAA
- the mutY gene encoding A/G-specific adenine glycosylase — MTPKQFQNAVLKWFDKHGRKDLPWQQDINPYRVWLSEIMLQQTQVTTVIPYFERFMQSFPTLESLARAPQDKVLAHWSGLGYYARARNLHKCAQTVLEEYGGEFPQDVEELTELSGIGRSTAGAIASISMGLRAPILDGNVKRVLARFHAVEGWPGQTAVANQLWELAETYTPNQRVNDYTQVMMDLGATLCTRSKPRCEECPVKKSCVAHAQGNPQDYPGKKPRKEKPVRSATLLLLEHKGEIYLEQRPPSGIWGGLWSPPEADNSSDWLKAKRWRASDVQSLPTLRHTFTHFHLDISPVWVQLSKVPAQVAESGAGWYKLRRLNRPRAAQELGLPAPIVKLAKQLLALQAPLLTPTTAD; from the coding sequence ATGACCCCAAAGCAGTTCCAAAATGCCGTCCTGAAATGGTTCGACAAACACGGGCGCAAAGACCTGCCCTGGCAGCAAGACATCAACCCCTATCGGGTTTGGTTGTCCGAAATCATGCTGCAACAGACCCAGGTCACCACGGTGATTCCCTACTTTGAGCGCTTTATGCAGAGCTTCCCCACCCTGGAAAGCCTCGCCCGCGCGCCTCAGGACAAAGTCCTGGCTCACTGGAGCGGCCTCGGCTACTACGCCCGCGCCCGCAACCTGCACAAGTGCGCCCAGACAGTACTGGAGGAATACGGCGGGGAGTTTCCCCAGGACGTAGAGGAACTGACCGAATTGAGCGGCATAGGCCGCTCCACCGCTGGCGCTATTGCCAGTATCAGTATGGGACTCAGGGCGCCGATCTTAGATGGCAACGTCAAACGGGTGCTGGCCCGCTTTCACGCAGTGGAAGGCTGGCCCGGACAGACAGCGGTTGCCAATCAACTGTGGGAACTGGCCGAGACCTACACCCCAAACCAACGCGTTAACGACTACACCCAGGTGATGATGGACCTGGGTGCCACCCTGTGCACCCGCTCGAAACCACGCTGCGAGGAGTGCCCGGTGAAAAAATCCTGTGTGGCTCACGCCCAGGGCAACCCACAGGATTACCCCGGCAAGAAACCGCGCAAGGAAAAGCCGGTGCGCAGCGCCACCCTGCTCTTGCTTGAACACAAAGGTGAAATCTACCTGGAACAGCGCCCGCCCAGCGGCATCTGGGGCGGACTCTGGAGCCCGCCTGAAGCCGACAATAGCAGCGACTGGCTCAAGGCAAAGCGCTGGCGTGCCAGTGACGTCCAAAGCCTGCCGACCCTGCGACACACCTTCACTCACTTTCACCTGGATATTTCCCCGGTGTGGGTACAACTGAGCAAAGTCCCAGCACAGGTGGCGGAGAGCGGCGCTGGCTGGTATAAACTGCGGCGTTTAAACCGCCCTCGTGCGGCCCAGGAACTGGGGCTACCCGCCCCTATCGTCAAGCTGGCAAAACAACTACTGGCGCTGCAGGCTCCCCTGCTCACGCCGACCACTGCCGACTAA
- a CDS encoding putative phage tail assembly chaperone, with the protein MANATNENTQEFEVTIDGNEVQFKVTRSDYNKLVNQLGPGNKVNAFHNFLVSTVTDEGKQTLLKVLTDMPGSEIAIGTDIYEAYTPDLQVTVKKR; encoded by the coding sequence ATGGCAAACGCTACCAACGAAAACACACAAGAATTTGAAGTCACTATTGATGGTAATGAGGTTCAGTTCAAAGTTACTCGCAGTGATTACAACAAGCTGGTTAACCAGTTAGGGCCAGGTAATAAAGTCAACGCCTTTCATAATTTCCTGGTTTCTACGGTGACTGACGAAGGCAAGCAAACCTTGTTGAAAGTGCTAACGGATATGCCTGGAAGTGAAATTGCCATTGGCACAGATATTTATGAAGCCTATACCCCGGATCTGCAAGTTACCGTAAAAAAGCGTTAG
- a CDS encoding DUF2590 family protein, translating into MTEPKYQDLLIVNNDIALDSLGVPMGISDRASVAQDIKHMIRESGLLVELVGERQSDKWALNLSRLENLVESDSRIEPGTARLSRDEGEILVTATTVDFKDIEFTL; encoded by the coding sequence ATGACGGAACCTAAATACCAGGATTTATTAATTGTTAATAACGATATCGCCCTGGATTCCCTGGGCGTTCCTATGGGGATTAGCGACAGGGCATCCGTTGCACAGGATATCAAACACATGATTAGAGAGAGTGGCCTGCTGGTGGAGCTCGTGGGTGAGCGCCAGAGCGACAAATGGGCGTTAAATCTTTCTCGACTTGAGAACCTGGTGGAAAGTGATTCCCGTATTGAACCAGGTACAGCGCGCCTTTCTCGTGATGAAGGAGAAATTTTAGTCACTGCCACCACGGTAGATTTTAAAGATATCGAGTTTACCTTATGA